TTTGGGCCCGATTAAGGGCATTCCCTATCTTCTGGAAGCCCTGGCTATTCTCAGGGCGAAACGGTCGGACTTCGTCCTGGACATCGTCGGCGACGGTCCTCAGCGGGCCGAATATGAGGAGCTTGCCAGGCGGCTGGGCCTGCAGGATCTTGTTCGGTTCCATGGTCGTCTGAAGAAGCCGGAGATCGCCGAGTTCATGCGCAGGGCAGACCTGTTCGTATTACCCAGTGTGTGGGAGAACCTGCCCTGCGTGATCATCGAGGCCATGGCCTCCGGATTGCCGGTTGTAGCAACCAGCGTCGGCGGCATTCCCGAGATAGTGAACGACGAGGTGGGCAGGCTGGTTCCGCCTAAGGACGCTGGAGCGCTTGCCGAGGCCATAACCGATGTGCTCGCGTGTTCGGGCCGGTACGAGGCACATAGGCTAGCATTCTACGCAAGGGAGCGCTTTTCCTACAAGGTAGTAGGAAGGATGCTATCTGAGGTGTACCAAACTGTGCAAGCTACCGCTGAGAGGTCTACTAGAGGTGCATGATGAACCCGAAGATCCAACTACCTAACGTACCCATCCTTATTGGACGACAAGACTTTGTCGCTTCCCGATGCAACGGGAAGAAGGTCCTACATATCGGTTGTGTCGATAGCGGTCTGCTACGCGAACGTTTTCAGTGAGGAAAGCTAATGCATCAACAATTATCAACAGTGGCAGCCGAGTTGTGGGGCGTCGATGTCGACGCTGAGGGCATCGCTTTTCTACGAAATCAGGGCTTTGACCACCTCATTGTAGGGGACGTGTGTAACCTAGATCGCATCCAAGAGCTTCAGGGCGAGGTCTTTGACGTCATAGTTGCGAGCGAGGTCCTAGAGCACCTAGTAAACCCTGGCCTTTTCCTTACAGCGGTGAAGAACGCGATGGTTCCAGGGCGTACAGAGCTAATCGTTACTGTCCCTAACGCGTTCCGTGTATCAACGCTAATCCAGTTGTTACGCGGAATAGAATACGTTCACCCGGATCATAATTATTGGTTCTCGTATGCTACACTCACGGGCCTTCTAAAGAAGACCGGGTTCGAGATAAGAGAGGTATACGTGTATTCCTTTGAGTCGGCTCAGATTCTTCCGCGGCGAATCGGCAAATTCGTTAAAAGGGATGACTCGGGTATAGCACCACATGTCAAGAAGAGTCGCAACCGTTCCGCTGTTTGGACCCAAATGCTGGGTTATTTAAGATCACTACCAAGGCGGCTGCTTGTCGGCGCCCTGTACAGGCGCACCCCCTTTTGGGCCGATGGCATCATTGTGATCGCCACAAGG
The sequence above is drawn from the Methanothrix sp. genome and encodes:
- a CDS encoding methyltransferase domain-containing protein, whose translation is MHQQLSTVAAELWGVDVDAEGIAFLRNQGFDHLIVGDVCNLDRIQELQGEVFDVIVASEVLEHLVNPGLFLTAVKNAMVPGRTELIVTVPNAFRVSTLIQLLRGIEYVHPDHNYWFSYATLTGLLKKTGFEIREVYVYSFESAQILPRRIGKFVKRDDSGIAPHVKKSRNRSAVWTQMLGYLRSLPRRLLVGALYRRTPFWADGIIVIATRPKNEA